A DNA window from Vigna angularis cultivar LongXiaoDou No.4 chromosome 1, ASM1680809v1, whole genome shotgun sequence contains the following coding sequences:
- the LOC108332025 gene encoding galactoside 2-alpha-L-fucosyltransferase, which yields MKKFSLSHSDLDSKCAITFSLMRLMAFFVAAFVLCSVIFSVSIVLRDPPSDAVLREPSSLTPLFQITQDLDNDTSDSVELLRDKLLGGLLVDGFDENSCLSRYQSAEYHIKGLSGKPSSYFISRLRKYEAQHKQCGPYTEYYNNTVEQLRSGKFTESSPCKYVVWIAFSGLGNRILTLASAFLYALLTNRVLLVDPGVDMVDLFCEPFPDASWFLPADFPLTAQFNNFSQNSDQCHGKMLKNKSVLNSNVPSFVYLHIVHDYDDHDKLFFCDEEQHFLQEVPWLMMKTDNYFVPSLFLMPSFEQELNDLFPNKETVFHFLGRYLFHPTDSVWGLVTRYYQAYLAKVDERVGIQIRVFDTEPGPFEYVLDQILACTLKHKLLPDVNHQQDATNSSGSSKSKAVLMTSLSPGYFEKVRDMYWEYPTVTGEVVGVYQPSHEGYQQTEKQMHNQKAWAEMYLLSLTDVLVTSSWSTFGYVAQGLGGLKPWILYKPENRTAPDPPCRRAMSMEPCFHAPPFYDCQAKRGTDTGELVPYVRHCEDMSWGLKLVDSDTYR from the exons ATGAAGAAGTTCTCACTCTCACACTCCGATTTGGACTCTAAATGTGCCATCACTTTCTCACTCATGCGTTTGATGGCTTTTTTCGTCGCTGCTTTCGTCCTCTGCTCTGTTATTTTCTCTGTCTCCATTGTTCTTCGAGATCCTCCCTCAGATGCCGTCCTTCGCGAACCCTCGTCACTCACCCCTCTCTTTCAAATCACTCAAG ATTTGGACAATGATACCTCTGATTCTGTTGAGTTGCTTCGAGATAAACTTCTCGGTGGCCTTCTAGTTGATGGATTTGATGAAAATTCCTGTCTCAGCAGATACCAATCAGCCGAATATCATATCAAAGGGCTGTCAGGAAAGCCTTCTTCTTACTTCATTTCTAGGTTAAGAAAATATGAAGCTCAACACAAACAGTGTGGACCTTACACTGAATACTATAACAATACAGTGGAACAACTTAGGTCTGGTAAATTTACAGAGTCCTCACCTTGTAAATATGTTGTGTGGATTGCATTTAGTGGGTTAGGGAATAGGATATTGACCCTAGCTTCTGCATTTCTCTATGCTCTTCTCACAAACCGTGTTCTGCTGGTTGACCCTGGAGTGGATATGGTTGATCTTTTTTGTGAGCCATTTCCAGATGCTTCCTGGTTTCTCCCTGCTGATTTTCCTCTTACCGCtcagtttaataattttagtcAGAATTCTGATCAATGTCATGGgaaaatgttgaaaaataaatCGGTTCTAAATTCCAATGTTCCTTCTTTTGTCTACCTTCACATAGTCCATGATTATGATGATCATGATAAGCTTTTCTTTTGTGATGAAGAGCAACATTTTCTCCAGGAAGTGCCTTGGTTAATGATGAAAACGGATAATTACTTTGTCCCGTCTCTATTCTTGATGCCATCATTTGAGCAGGAGCTGAATGATCTCTTCCCAAATAAGGAAACAGTTTTCCATTTCTTGGGTAGGTATCTGTTCCACCCCACTGACAGTGTGTGGGGACTTGTTACCAGATACTATCAAGCTTATTTAGCAAAAGTTGATGAAAGAGTGGGGATACAAATTAGAGTGTTTGACACAGAACCTGGCCCATTTGAATATGTATTGGATCAGATCTTAGCTTGTACTTTGAAGCATAAACTTTTGCCTGATGTTAACCATCAGCAGGATGCTACCAATTCATCAGGAAGTTCCAAGTCAAAAGCGGTGTTGATGACATCCTTAAGCCCTGGTTATTTTGAAAAGGTAAGAGACATGTATTGGGAATATCCTACAGTGACAGGAGAAGTGGTTGGTGTTTACCAGCCGAGCCATGAAGGATATCAACAAACAGAGAAGCAGATGCACAACCAAAAAGCTTGGGCAGAAATGTATCTCTTAAGCTTAACTGATGTTTTGGTTACTAGCTCTTGGTCTACTTTTGGCTATGTGGCTCAGGGGCTTGGAGGTTTAAAACCATGGATTCTGTACAAACCTGAGAATCGAACAGCCCCAGATCCTCCCTGTCGGCGTGCCATGTCAATGGAGCCATGTTTCCATGCTCCTCCCTTCTATGATTGCCAGGCCAAGAGAGGAACTGACACAGGTGAACTTGTTCCATATGTGAGGCACTGTGAGGATATGAGCTGGGGCCTTAAGCTTGTAGACAGTGATACTTATCGCTAG
- the LOC108344934 gene encoding NEP1-interacting protein-like 2 isoform X1, with protein METEIIQGPWGFRSLPKFILCTISGALTVCFAIAGAMTGAIAGALAAKATRSGLLRGVSLGAIAGSILSVEVLEASRAYWCMEQTGSRGASSMADFIEELVRGRLVEESLTPAILTAYNLQFEQVGIANAGYDEIHDVHGLVAPRGLSGDSLKRLPHHMISKDMKAENTCTICLQDIEVGEIARSLPRCHHTFHLICVDKWLVKNDSCPVCRQNV; from the exons ATGGAAACTGAAATAATCCAGGGACCTTGGGGATTTCGCTCTCTACCCAAATTCATATTGTGCACCATTTCTGGGGCCCTCACCGTGTGTTTTGCCATTG CTGGTGCCATGACAGGAGCTATAGCCGGTGCTTTAGCAGCTAAGGCTACAAGGAGCGGTCTTCTCCGGGGAGTTTCTTTGGGTGCCATTGCCGGGTCTATACTCTCAGTGGAGGTGTTGGAAGCTTCCCGTGCATACTGGTGTATGGAACAAACTGGCTCACGGGGAGCATCATCTATG GCAGATTTCATAGAGGAACTTGTTCGGGGGAGGCTTGTTGAGGAATCCCTTACACCAGCCATTTTAACTGCCTACAACTTGCAG TTTGAGCAGGTTGGCATTGCTAATGCAGGCTATGATGAGATTCATGATGTTCATGGCTTGGTGGCACCGAGAGGATTGTCAGGAGATTCGCTCAAGAGGTTACCACACCATATGATCTCAAAGGATATGAAGGCAGAAAATACTTGTACAATATGTTTGCAG GATATTGAAGTAGGCGAAATTGCAAGAAGCTTACCTCGCTGTCACCATACATTTCACTTGATATGTGTGGACAAATGGCTTGTCAAGAATGATTCCTGTCCTGTCTGTAGGCAGAATGTGTAA
- the LOC108344923 gene encoding ribulose-phosphate 3-epimerase, chloroplastic: MAATSSLCSSTLQSQINGLHLHKATLFHPPSLTFSRRKLSTIVKASSRVDKFSKSDIIVSPSILSANFSKLGEQVKAVELAGCDWIHVDVMDGRFVPNITIGPLVVDALRPVTDLPLDVHLMIVEPEQRVPDFIKAGADIVSVHCEQSSTIHLHRTVNQVKSLGAKAGVVLNPATPLSTIEYVLDVVDLVLIMSVNPGFGGQSFIESQVKKISDLRRLCAEKGVNPWIEVDGGVGPANAYKVIEAGANALVAGSAVFGAKDYAEAIRGIKTSKRPEAVAV, from the exons ATGGCTGCAACTTCTTCCTTGTGTTCATCCACCCTCCAATCCCAAATTAATGGTCTCCACCTTCACAAAGCCACTCTTTTTCATCCTCCTTCCCTCACTTTCTCCAG GAGGAAACTTTCAACCATCGTGAAGGCTTCATCTCGTGTTGACAAGTTTTCAAAAAGCGATATCATTGTTTCTCCATCCATTCTTTCTGCCAACTTTTCAAAATTGGGAGAGCAG GTGAAAGCAGTGGAGTTGGCTGGTTGTGATTGGATTCATGTTGATGTAATGGATGGACGCTTTGTCCCAAATATTACAATTGGACCTCTTGTGGTTGATGCATTGCGCCCTGTGACGGATCTTCCTTTGGATGTGCACCTG ATGATTGTGGAGCCTGAACAAAGGGTGCCAGATTTTATCAAGGCAGGAGCTGATATTGTCAGTGTTCATTGTGAACAATCTTCCACCATCCATTTGCACCGTACAGTTAATCAA GTGAAAAGTCTGGGCGCTAAAGCTGGAGTTGTCTTAAACCCTGCAACTCCCTTAAGCACAATAGAATATGTCCTTGATG TGGTTGATTTAGTCTTAATCATGTCTGTAAACCCTGGCTTTGGTGGCCAGAGTTTTATTGAGAGTCAAGTAAAGAAAATTTCTGATTTGAGAAGACTTTGCGCAGAGAAG gGAGTGAATCCATGGATTGAAGTAGATGGTGGAGTTGGACCAGCAAATGCTTACAAG GTGATTGAGGCTGGAGCCAATGCACTGGTTGCTGGTTCTGCTGTATTTGGAGCTAAAGATTATGCTGAAG CTATAAGAGGAATCAAAACCAGCAAAAGACCTGAAGCAGTTGCTGTGTGA
- the LOC108344934 gene encoding NEP1-interacting protein-like 2 isoform X2 gives METEIIQGPWGFRSLPKFILCTISGALTVCFAIAGAMTGAIAGALAAKATRSGLLRGVSLGAIAGSILSVEVLEASRAYWCMEQTGSRGASSMADFIEELVRGRLVEESLTPAILTAYNLQVGIANAGYDEIHDVHGLVAPRGLSGDSLKRLPHHMISKDMKAENTCTICLQDIEVGEIARSLPRCHHTFHLICVDKWLVKNDSCPVCRQNV, from the exons ATGGAAACTGAAATAATCCAGGGACCTTGGGGATTTCGCTCTCTACCCAAATTCATATTGTGCACCATTTCTGGGGCCCTCACCGTGTGTTTTGCCATTG CTGGTGCCATGACAGGAGCTATAGCCGGTGCTTTAGCAGCTAAGGCTACAAGGAGCGGTCTTCTCCGGGGAGTTTCTTTGGGTGCCATTGCCGGGTCTATACTCTCAGTGGAGGTGTTGGAAGCTTCCCGTGCATACTGGTGTATGGAACAAACTGGCTCACGGGGAGCATCATCTATG GCAGATTTCATAGAGGAACTTGTTCGGGGGAGGCTTGTTGAGGAATCCCTTACACCAGCCATTTTAACTGCCTACAACTTGCAG GTTGGCATTGCTAATGCAGGCTATGATGAGATTCATGATGTTCATGGCTTGGTGGCACCGAGAGGATTGTCAGGAGATTCGCTCAAGAGGTTACCACACCATATGATCTCAAAGGATATGAAGGCAGAAAATACTTGTACAATATGTTTGCAG GATATTGAAGTAGGCGAAATTGCAAGAAGCTTACCTCGCTGTCACCATACATTTCACTTGATATGTGTGGACAAATGGCTTGTCAAGAATGATTCCTGTCCTGTCTGTAGGCAGAATGTGTAA